The Hydrogenispora ethanolica genome includes a region encoding these proteins:
- a CDS encoding sugar ABC transporter ATP-binding protein, translated as MSHINISFPGVKALTNVDFTVSSGEIHALMGQNGAGKSTLIKVLTGVHRRESGKVLFEGKEIDPHSPHEAQLLGISTVYQEVNLVPYLSVAENIYLGRQPMRFGQIDWKEINRRAESALARLNIQLDVTEPLSAYSIAIQQMVAIARAVDISARLLILDEPTSSLDENEVKQLFEIMRKLKNEGMGIIFITHFLNQVYEISDRITVLRNGNLVGSYETAKFPRLELITAMVGKELADLEKASSTKTARHQNVEEKEAFLKVNGIGRKGSIHPLDLVFSLGEVVGLAGLLGSGRTELAKLIFGIDRSDKGQALLDGKPVSLDSPQRAISCGFGYCPEDRKREGIISNLTVRENIILALQTRQGWFRFLSRKKQLEIVEKFIRDLNIITPSTEQPVKNLSGGNQQKVILARWLASNPRFLILDEPTRGIDVEAKTEIQKLIMELCNEGMSILFISSELEEVVRCSHRVTVLRDRVKIAELLGENINEEKIIHTIAEGGLKH; from the coding sequence ATGAGCCATATCAACATCAGTTTTCCGGGTGTGAAAGCGCTAACCAACGTCGATTTTACGGTGAGTTCGGGCGAGATCCATGCACTGATGGGGCAGAACGGCGCCGGGAAATCGACCTTAATAAAAGTACTGACCGGAGTTCACCGCCGGGAGAGTGGAAAAGTACTGTTTGAGGGGAAAGAGATTGACCCTCACTCGCCGCATGAAGCGCAATTGCTGGGAATCAGCACGGTTTATCAGGAAGTAAATCTGGTGCCTTACCTTTCTGTTGCCGAGAATATATACCTTGGGCGTCAACCGATGCGTTTCGGACAGATCGATTGGAAAGAAATAAACCGGCGCGCGGAATCGGCTTTGGCCCGGCTTAACATTCAATTGGATGTTACCGAGCCGTTATCGGCTTATTCCATTGCGATCCAACAGATGGTCGCAATTGCCCGGGCCGTCGATATCTCAGCCCGGCTTTTAATTTTGGACGAACCGACTTCCAGCCTGGATGAGAATGAAGTCAAACAACTCTTTGAAATCATGCGTAAACTAAAAAATGAAGGCATGGGGATTATCTTTATTACGCATTTTTTGAATCAGGTCTATGAAATCAGCGATCGAATCACCGTATTGCGTAACGGGAATCTGGTTGGAAGTTACGAGACTGCCAAATTCCCAAGGCTGGAATTGATTACGGCCATGGTCGGCAAGGAGCTGGCCGATTTGGAGAAAGCTTCTTCAACCAAGACTGCCCGGCATCAAAATGTTGAGGAGAAAGAGGCTTTCTTGAAAGTAAACGGCATAGGGCGGAAAGGTTCGATTCATCCCTTGGATTTGGTATTCTCATTGGGAGAGGTCGTCGGTTTAGCGGGACTGTTGGGTTCGGGCCGTACCGAGCTGGCAAAACTGATTTTTGGGATTGACCGCTCTGATAAAGGGCAGGCTCTATTGGATGGAAAACCGGTATCGTTAGATTCTCCACAACGTGCCATCAGTTGCGGATTTGGCTATTGCCCTGAAGATCGTAAAAGAGAAGGCATTATTTCCAACTTGACAGTGCGGGAAAATATTATTTTGGCGCTGCAAACCAGGCAGGGTTGGTTTCGTTTTTTATCGCGAAAAAAACAGTTGGAGATCGTAGAGAAATTTATCCGGGACTTAAATATAATTACTCCAAGCACGGAACAGCCGGTAAAAAATTTGAGCGGCGGCAACCAGCAAAAAGTAATTTTGGCCCGCTGGCTGGCTTCAAATCCCCGTTTTTTAATTTTGGATGAACCCACGCGCGGTATCGATGTGGAAGCCAAGACGGAAATTCAGAAGTTGATCATGGAACTTTGCAATGAAGGAATGTCGATTTTGTTTATCTCTTCCGAACTTGAAGAAGTGGTGCGCTGCAGTCATCGGGTCACGGTTCTGCGGGACCGGGTAAAAATTGCGGAGCTGCTTG
- a CDS encoding ABC transporter substrate-binding protein codes for MKRGKLYFAVATVCCLVILLSLGVVGAAKKIVVGFSQVGAESAWRTANTESIISEAKKRGIELKFSDAQQKQENQIKAIRSFIAQKVDVIGFSPVVETGWEPVLREAKRAKIPVILSDRAVDSKDTSLWVTFMGSDFVEEGRRAGKWLAEKMKGKANIVELQGTVGSAPAIDRKEGFEEIIKSYPNMKVIKSQSGDFTRSKGKEVMEAFLKAEGKNIDALFAHNDDMAIGAIQAIEEYGLKPGKDIIIVSIDAVRGAFEAMIEGKLNCTVECSPLLGPQFFDAVEAIMAKKPLPKRIVTKEGIFPQEVAKEVLPTRKY; via the coding sequence GTGAAGAGAGGTAAGTTGTATTTCGCGGTTGCAACAGTATGTTGTTTGGTAATATTGTTAAGCCTGGGCGTCGTTGGCGCCGCCAAAAAGATTGTGGTCGGTTTTTCGCAGGTGGGCGCGGAGAGCGCTTGGCGGACGGCCAATACCGAATCGATTATTTCCGAGGCTAAGAAACGTGGCATAGAATTGAAGTTCTCCGACGCGCAACAAAAACAAGAGAACCAGATTAAAGCCATCCGTTCCTTCATCGCGCAAAAAGTGGATGTGATCGGTTTTTCGCCGGTTGTCGAGACTGGTTGGGAACCGGTTTTGAGAGAAGCCAAACGGGCGAAGATTCCGGTAATCCTAAGCGACCGTGCCGTAGACAGCAAAGATACTTCTTTGTGGGTAACCTTCATGGGTTCTGACTTTGTAGAAGAAGGCCGGCGCGCCGGCAAATGGCTCGCTGAAAAGATGAAAGGCAAAGCCAACATCGTTGAGCTGCAAGGCACCGTCGGTTCCGCTCCCGCCATTGATCGTAAAGAAGGTTTTGAAGAGATTATCAAAAGTTACCCGAACATGAAAGTCATCAAATCCCAGAGTGGCGATTTTACCCGTTCCAAGGGCAAGGAAGTCATGGAGGCTTTCTTAAAGGCTGAGGGCAAAAATATCGATGCTTTGTTCGCCCATAATGACGATATGGCCATCGGTGCCATCCAGGCCATTGAAGAGTACGGTTTAAAACCCGGCAAAGACATCATTATCGTTTCCATTGACGCTGTGCGCGGCGCTTTTGAGGCGATGATCGAGGGCAAATTGAATTGCACGGTTGAATGCAGCCCGTTGCTGGGACCGCAATTCTTTGATGCCGTGGAAGCGATTATGGCCAAAAAACCGCTTCCGAAACGAATCGTAACCAAAGAAGGCATCTTCCCGCAAGAAGTTGCGAAAGAGGTTTTGCCGACTCGGAAATATTAA